The window AAGATCTTGCCAACAAAGTAGCCATCGTAACCGGCGCAGGTTCCGGTATCGGTCATTCCATTGCCGTTCTTTTTGCAGAAGAAGGAGCCAACGTTGTGGTTTCGGATATCAATGAAAAAGGGGGCAATGAAACGGTAACGGCCATCCGGTCAAAAGGAGGCGAGGCCATCTTCGTTAAAGCTGACACCTCCAGTGCAAAGGATAATGAAGCACTGGTATCAGCCGCTGTAAAGCAATACGGGGCACTGCATATTGCAGTGAACAATGCAGGCATAGCTGGTCCCAGCGCCCCCACCGGTGAATACCCCATCGATGGCTGGGAAAAGGTCATCGCGGTCAACCTCAATGGGGTCTTCTATGGCATGCGTTACCAGATCCCTGCTATGCTGGAATCGGGCTATGGCAGCATCATCAATATCTCCTCCATCCTGGGCAGTGTAGGCTTTGCCAATGCGCCCGCCTATGTGGCTGCCAAGCATGGTGTAGTGGGACTGACCAAGAATGCGGCGTTGGAATATGGCACACAAAACATCAGGGCAAATTCGATCGGGCCAGGCTTCATCATGACCCCCTTACTGGAGAACAACCTCGATGAAGCCACACTAAAGTTCCTTGAGACCAAACATTCCCTTGGCAGGCTGGGCCAACCCGGGGAAGTAGCAGAACTGGCCTTATGGCTGGCCTCACCCAGGTCTTCCTTTGTAACGGGTTCCTATTATACGGTTGA is drawn from Flavihumibacter rivuli and contains these coding sequences:
- a CDS encoding SDR family NAD(P)-dependent oxidoreductase, which gives rise to MKDLANKVAIVTGAGSGIGHSIAVLFAEEGANVVVSDINEKGGNETVTAIRSKGGEAIFVKADTSSAKDNEALVSAAVKQYGALHIAVNNAGIAGPSAPTGEYPIDGWEKVIAVNLNGVFYGMRYQIPAMLESGYGSIINISSILGSVGFANAPAYVAAKHGVVGLTKNAALEYGTQNIRANSIGPGFIMTPLLENNLDEATLKFLETKHSLGRLGQPGEVAELALWLASPRSSFVTGSYYTVDGGYTAQ